A single Thermoanaerobacterium sp. RBIITD DNA region contains:
- a CDS encoding AGE family epimerase/isomerase, with translation MLTFDLLYKETKKELLNHIMPFWNKLKDDRGGFYGYMDYDLNVDKNAVKGVILNSRILWFYSNVYLTCKIKEALNYAKHAFEFLKNYCIDKENGGVYWSLNYDGTPFDDVKYTYNQAFAVYGLSSYYDATKDENALKLAYELFNIMETKCVDQYGYTEAFDRTWNLIDNEQLSEDGFRADKTMNTLLHILEAYTELYRVDRNEKVGRKLKDILLAFKDIVYNADTHILRVFFDSKMNSIADIYSYGHDIEASWLIDRACEVLGDAELTKEIAPMTSGIVDMVLKTAYENGALNNQNCAGRIDKTRVWWVQAESVVGFLNAYEKTKDKKYLVAALEIWDYIKKHIIDKRVGSEWFWDVDFEGKPSSRKPIVEPWKCPYHNGRMCMEVIKRYKKF, from the coding sequence ATGTTGACATTTGATTTGTTATATAAGGAAACTAAAAAAGAATTATTAAACCATATTATGCCCTTTTGGAATAAATTAAAAGATGACCGCGGAGGGTTTTATGGATATATGGATTATGATTTGAATGTGGATAAAAATGCGGTAAAGGGTGTTATATTAAATAGCCGTATTTTGTGGTTTTATTCCAATGTTTATTTAACTTGTAAAATTAAAGAAGCTTTAAACTATGCAAAACATGCATTTGAATTTTTAAAAAACTACTGCATAGATAAAGAAAATGGTGGTGTATACTGGTCATTAAATTATGATGGTACTCCTTTTGATGATGTGAAGTATACCTATAATCAGGCATTTGCCGTTTATGGATTATCTTCTTATTATGACGCTACTAAAGATGAAAATGCACTTAAGCTAGCTTACGAACTTTTTAACATTATGGAAACTAAATGTGTAGATCAGTATGGATATACAGAAGCTTTTGATAGAACTTGGAACTTAATCGATAATGAGCAGCTTTCAGAGGATGGATTTCGTGCGGACAAGACTATGAATACATTATTACACATTCTGGAAGCATACACAGAACTTTATCGTGTAGATAGAAATGAAAAAGTAGGAAGAAAATTAAAGGATATACTTCTTGCCTTTAAAGATATAGTTTATAATGCAGATACTCATATCTTAAGAGTGTTTTTTGACAGTAAGATGAACTCCATTGCAGATATATATTCCTACGGACACGATATTGAAGCAAGCTGGCTTATAGACAGAGCTTGTGAGGTTCTTGGTGATGCAGAGCTTACAAAAGAAATTGCACCAATGACATCAGGGATTGTTGACATGGTGCTAAAGACTGCTTATGAAAATGGTGCACTTAATAATCAAAATTGTGCAGGGAGAATTGATAAAACAAGAGTATGGTGGGTACAGGCAGAAAGCGTTGTAGGTTTTTTAAATGCATATGAGAAAACGAAGGATAAGAAATACCTGGTCGCAGCTTTGGAAATTTGGGACTATATTAAAAAGCATATCATTGATAAAAGGGTAGGTTCGGAGTGGTTTTGGGATGTTGATTTTGAAGGTAAGCCTTCCAGCAGAAAACCAATTGTAGAACCCTGGAAATGTCCTTATCATAATGGGAGAATGTGTATGGAGGTAATTAAAAGATATAAAAAGTTTTAA
- a CDS encoding radical SAM protein has product MEQYDVLLINPPSRNMKEKYEHLGLMYIAAVLRKNGIRVKIDDIPLYDLDPNIVVSDIKIEKPKIIGVSVPFQDSAKEAFEFIENIRKSGFLEHISIGGIYPTFSYEEIMNLYPSIDSVVIGEGELTFLELTKKILNDENWKDVIGIAYHEGNGIKLNEKRPLIEDIDSFPFPERDTLPIVLLKSGFASILTSRGCYGRCSFCSVGPFFSQFGPKYRLRSTENVLEEIDLLYNKYNVRNLFFNDAEFIGGKGRGYERAWKLAEELIARNYDLHFSIQCRVNDVDEELFTLLKNAGLRRVFLGVESGSQTILDRFNKDATVEENIKALKILNKLELYISMGFIMFDPHINYKELSDNIAFINNASKLIGKDRLNYYPISKLLPLAGTQVESEMKKSGRYKGNTLNYSYDFDDHTIGMIYNVADGLYKLFSNIKKSFGHRNNDNKWMER; this is encoded by the coding sequence ATGGAACAATACGATGTCTTACTAATAAACCCACCTTCGAGAAATATGAAGGAAAAATATGAGCACCTTGGTTTAATGTATATAGCCGCAGTTTTAAGGAAGAATGGAATACGAGTTAAAATTGATGATATACCATTATATGATTTAGATCCAAATATCGTTGTTAGTGATATAAAGATTGAGAAGCCGAAAATAATAGGTGTAAGTGTACCATTTCAAGATAGTGCCAAAGAAGCATTTGAATTTATTGAAAATATAAGAAAATCTGGATTTTTAGAGCATATTTCTATAGGCGGTATTTATCCGACTTTTTCTTATGAAGAAATAATGAATTTATATCCTTCAATTGATTCGGTGGTTATTGGCGAAGGCGAACTTACATTTTTGGAGCTTACAAAGAAAATTTTAAATGATGAAAATTGGAAAGATGTGATAGGTATTGCATATCATGAAGGAAATGGTATCAAATTAAATGAAAAGAGACCTTTAATTGAGGACATTGATAGTTTTCCGTTTCCTGAAAGGGATACACTGCCAATTGTATTACTTAAATCAGGTTTTGCGTCAATTCTTACATCAAGGGGTTGCTATGGTAGATGTAGCTTTTGCAGTGTTGGGCCTTTCTTTTCACAGTTCGGCCCCAAATATAGACTTAGAAGTACGGAAAATGTCTTGGAGGAAATTGATCTTTTGTATAATAAATACAATGTGAGGAATCTATTTTTCAATGATGCGGAATTTATAGGTGGCAAGGGAAGAGGGTATGAAAGGGCGTGGAAACTGGCTGAAGAGCTAATTGCGAGAAATTATGATTTGCATTTTAGCATACAGTGTAGGGTAAATGATGTCGATGAAGAACTTTTTACACTTCTTAAAAATGCAGGCTTAAGAAGGGTGTTCCTTGGTGTTGAATCAGGTTCACAGACTATACTTGACCGCTTTAACAAAGATGCTACTGTAGAAGAAAATATTAAGGCTTTAAAGATATTGAATAAACTTGAGTTATATATTTCGATGGGATTTATAATGTTTGATCCACATATAAATTATAAGGAACTTAGCGATAATATTGCATTTATAAACAATGCTAGTAAACTAATAGGCAAAGATAGACTTAATTATTATCCGATAAGTAAGCTTTTGCCGCTTGCTGGGACACAAGTTGAGAGTGAAATGAAAAAATCAGGAAGATATAAAGGGAATACACTTAATTATAGTTACGATTTTGATGATCATACTATAGGTATGATTTACAATGTTGCTGATGGCCTATATAAACTTTTCAGCAATATTAAGAAATCATTTGGACATAGAAATAACGATAATAAGTGGATGGAAAGATAA
- a CDS encoding YmaF family protein has product MPDGDKHYHDYSGTTSTVLEHCHNYCGATSYAINYGLSHIHYYSGYTTVESGHKHYICEYTGPGIRTKNGHVHRMDGKTSYDKNHYHTYNNCTTKQIYY; this is encoded by the coding sequence ATGCCAGATGGAGATAAACACTATCACGATTATTCCGGAACTACAAGTACCGTACTCGAACATTGTCATAATTATTGTGGCGCCACAAGCTATGCAATAAATTATGGCTTGAGCCATATTCATTATTATTCAGGATATACAACAGTTGAAAGTGGCCATAAACACTATATTTGCGAATACACAGGTCCTGGTATAAGAACTAAGAATGGTCATGTCCACAGAATGGATGGTAAGACATCATATGATAAAAATCATTATCATACCTATAATAATTGTACAACTAAGCAGATATACTATTAG
- a CDS encoding Hsp20/alpha crystallin family protein, which produces MSLIKWHCNELWPDFNFDFNLPAFSNMFVRPKIDITESDTEVTATAELPGVDKKDIEINVHDNVLEIKGQTSKVAEKKNQNYYLNERYYGSFERRVGLPSEVDSERTTAKFENGILTIVMPKLHPEKQKGRRIDIQ; this is translated from the coding sequence ATGAGTTTAATCAAATGGCATTGTAATGAATTATGGCCCGATTTTAACTTCGATTTTAATTTACCGGCATTTTCAAACATGTTTGTAAGGCCAAAAATTGATATAACAGAATCAGATACAGAAGTAACTGCAACTGCAGAACTGCCAGGTGTCGATAAAAAAGATATTGAAATAAATGTACATGACAACGTACTTGAGATTAAAGGGCAAACTTCAAAAGTGGCTGAGAAGAAAAACCAAAATTATTACCTAAATGAAAGGTATTATGGTTCATTTGAAAGAAGAGTAGGACTTCCATCTGAAGTAGATTCAGAGAGGACAACAGCAAAATTTGAAAATGGCATACTTACAATTGTAATGCCAAAACTTCATCCTGAAAAGCAAAAAGGTAGAAGAATAGACATACAATAG
- a CDS encoding HAD family phosphatase yields the protein MFEAAIFDMDGVLIDSEPLHLKLEEEFYKILGVDVSLEEHLTYVGTTSHFMWSNIINKYKLPYTVEELVEKDRKRYLDYITDNKEDGIIPIEGVKDLIEDLYKRGTKLAVASSSPFNVIEIVVEKLGISKYFDELVTGDFVEKSKPEPDIFLYAANKLKKDPKNCAVIEDSHNGVLAAKKAGMKVIGFQNPNSGNQDLKVADIIVNSFHELNYDKIKALF from the coding sequence GTGTTTGAAGCAGCGATTTTTGATATGGATGGTGTGTTGATTGACAGTGAACCACTGCATCTTAAACTTGAAGAGGAATTTTATAAGATACTGGGTGTCGATGTTTCACTGGAAGAGCATCTTACATATGTAGGTACAACATCACATTTTATGTGGAGTAATATCATCAATAAATATAAGCTTCCATATACTGTTGAGGAACTCGTAGAAAAAGATAGGAAGAGATATCTTGACTATATAACAGATAATAAAGAAGATGGAATTATCCCTATAGAAGGTGTAAAAGACCTTATAGAAGATTTATATAAAAGAGGAACGAAACTTGCAGTTGCATCATCTTCTCCATTTAACGTAATTGAAATTGTAGTAGAGAAGTTGGGTATTTCAAAGTATTTTGATGAACTTGTTACAGGGGACTTTGTTGAAAAAAGCAAACCTGAACCGGATATATTTTTATATGCTGCAAACAAACTAAAAAAGGATCCCAAAAACTGTGCTGTTATTGAAGATTCACATAATGGGGTTTTGGCAGCGAAGAAGGCTGGTATGAAAGTTATTGGATTTCAAAATCCTAATTCGGGCAATCAAGATTTGAAAGTGGCAGATATTATAGTGAATTCTTTTCATGAATTAAATTATGATAAAATAAAAGCCTTATTTTAG
- a CDS encoding LacI family DNA-binding transcriptional regulator — protein sequence MNVTIKDVARRANVAPSTVSRVIADNPRISKETKDRVWKVMEELGYYPNAIARSLASKMTYTIGLIMPRSAEDAFSNPFFPEVMRGISVVAHNEKYDLLISTSGNEEEEKDAVINMVKGRKVDGIVLLCSRTTDKLIPWLRKERFPFTVIGKPLDSKDVCWVDNDNIGASRLATNYLIKHGHRKIAFISGSLEFVVSLDRLDGYKLALEENHIPFDRDLAQQDEFSEDGGYNAMMRILKHKKPTAVVVTDDIMSFGVIRAAIDSGFKVPQDISLIGFNNIPLSEFANPPLTTIDISTFELGVKSAELLIHNLKNKDAKANHIIVPVKLIERKSCIIKNK from the coding sequence ATGAACGTAACAATAAAAGATGTAGCACGGCGTGCAAATGTTGCACCTTCAACTGTATCAAGGGTTATAGCAGACAACCCGAGGATAAGCAAGGAGACAAAAGATAGAGTCTGGAAGGTGATGGAGGAATTGGGATACTATCCAAATGCAATAGCTAGAAGCCTTGCTAGCAAGATGACATATACAATCGGACTAATTATGCCTCGTTCTGCGGAGGATGCCTTTTCAAACCCATTCTTTCCAGAAGTGATGAGAGGTATTAGCGTTGTAGCACACAATGAAAAATACGACTTGTTAATTTCTACATCAGGAAATGAAGAAGAGGAAAAAGATGCTGTTATAAATATGGTAAAGGGTAGAAAAGTCGATGGAATCGTACTTCTGTGTTCCAGGACTACAGATAAACTTATACCATGGCTTAGAAAAGAGAGGTTTCCTTTTACAGTTATCGGCAAGCCACTTGATTCAAAGGATGTCTGCTGGGTTGATAATGATAATATCGGTGCATCAAGACTTGCTACAAATTATTTAATAAAGCATGGCCATAGGAAGATCGCTTTTATTAGTGGTTCACTCGAGTTCGTCGTAAGTTTGGATAGGCTTGATGGATATAAATTGGCCCTTGAAGAAAATCATATTCCTTTTGACAGAGATTTGGCACAACAGGATGAGTTTTCAGAAGATGGCGGATATAATGCAATGATGAGGATTTTAAAGCATAAAAAACCGACAGCCGTCGTTGTTACAGATGATATAATGTCATTTGGGGTAATAAGGGCAGCAATTGATTCGGGCTTTAAAGTACCACAAGATATATCCCTAATCGGTTTTAATAATATACCACTTTCTGAGTTTGCAAATCCGCCACTTACAACAATTGATATTTCAACATTTGAATTGGGCGTTAAATCTGCAGAACTTTTAATTCACAATCTTAAAAACAAGGATGCCAAAGCAAATCATATTATAGTTCCTGTAAAGCTTATAGAAAGAAAATCATGCATAATAAAAAATAAATAG
- a CDS encoding alpha-galactosidase translates to MPIHYYEKSKSFKLDAKDTSYVIAIVDEEQFLGHVYFGEKIPDENVNYLMRLEEPPFIPSKNNRDRMSFLDSFPTEYSTGGLGDFRESCLQVMTKSGISACGIFYNSHKIYEGKPKLKGLPATFGGEKDCTTLEITCMDKNLNLEVVLIYTVFENLDVITRSVRVKNCSNEDIILTRVLSACVDFDRIDMDMITLHGSWARECHICRRSVNLGKQGISSARGESSHQVNPFLAVMDKSATEDSGEVYGFNFVYSGNFFAQAEGCQFDTTRVIMGINPFDFAWKLEPQEEFVAPEVVMVYSNSGIGKMSRTFHDLYRNHLIRGEYKDKKRPILINNWEATYFDFDTEKLLSIAREASKLGIEMLVMDDGWFGKRNSDNCSLGDWVVNEYKIKGGLKYLVDEVNKLGMKFGIWFEPEMISPDSDLYRAHQDWCIHIEGRVGTLCRSQYVLDLSRREVRDYVYESLRNILLSANIEYVKWDMNRQLSDVGNSILPPERQREIWHRYVLGVYELMDRLTTEFPHILLENCSGGGARLDPGMLYYSPQIWISDDTDAIERLKIQHGASYVYPVSAMGTHVSDCPNHIVGRITPFETRGLVALSGTFGYELDITKISQEDRNMIPKQIAMYNKYNDLIRGVHRIGNSFENPEFYCVKYVAKDKSEALVVYVQVLNRPNYHSRRIRLKGLRKNAFYRNEETNEVYSGSTLMNGGFLIKGLWGDFKCILLYFICEQN, encoded by the coding sequence ATGCCTATTCATTATTATGAAAAATCAAAGTCCTTTAAGCTTGATGCAAAAGATACAAGCTATGTAATAGCAATTGTTGATGAAGAGCAATTTTTAGGACATGTTTATTTTGGTGAGAAAATTCCAGATGAAAATGTAAATTATTTAATGCGCCTAGAGGAGCCACCATTTATACCTTCAAAAAACAATAGGGATAGAATGTCCTTTTTAGATAGCTTTCCAACTGAATATTCTACAGGAGGGTTAGGAGATTTTAGGGAATCGTGCTTACAGGTTATGACAAAGTCAGGCATATCTGCTTGTGGTATTTTCTATAATTCACACAAAATTTATGAAGGCAAGCCTAAATTAAAAGGCTTACCGGCTACATTTGGGGGAGAAAAAGACTGTACAACTTTAGAAATAACTTGCATGGATAAGAATTTGAATTTAGAAGTAGTTTTAATTTATACCGTTTTTGAAAACCTGGATGTTATAACAAGAAGTGTAAGGGTAAAGAATTGTTCAAATGAAGATATCATATTAACAAGAGTTTTATCCGCTTGTGTGGATTTTGACAGAATTGACATGGACATGATCACTTTGCATGGTTCATGGGCAAGAGAATGCCATATATGCAGAAGAAGTGTTAACTTAGGAAAGCAGGGTATTTCTTCTGCAAGAGGTGAATCAAGCCATCAAGTTAATCCATTTCTGGCAGTGATGGATAAAAGTGCTACTGAAGATTCTGGCGAAGTGTATGGATTTAATTTTGTATATTCCGGAAATTTTTTTGCTCAGGCAGAAGGATGCCAATTTGACACAACCCGTGTTATAATGGGTATTAATCCTTTTGATTTTGCCTGGAAGCTGGAACCACAAGAGGAGTTTGTAGCTCCTGAAGTTGTTATGGTTTATTCAAATAGCGGTATAGGGAAAATGTCTAGAACTTTTCATGACTTATACCGGAATCACCTTATTCGTGGAGAATACAAGGACAAAAAGCGTCCTATTTTAATTAATAATTGGGAAGCTACTTACTTTGATTTTGATACAGAAAAACTATTAAGTATAGCAAGAGAAGCATCTAAGCTTGGTATTGAAATGCTGGTTATGGATGATGGTTGGTTTGGGAAAAGAAACAGTGACAATTGTTCTTTAGGTGATTGGGTAGTTAACGAATATAAAATAAAAGGCGGGCTTAAATATTTAGTAGATGAAGTTAACAAGCTTGGAATGAAGTTTGGAATTTGGTTTGAACCTGAAATGATTTCACCAGATTCTGATTTATATAGAGCACATCAAGACTGGTGCATTCATATTGAAGGAAGAGTAGGTACGCTTTGTCGCAGCCAATACGTATTAGATTTGTCTAGAAGAGAAGTTAGAGATTATGTTTATGAAAGCTTAAGAAATATTTTACTTAGTGCAAATATTGAATATGTAAAATGGGATATGAACCGGCAGCTTAGTGATGTTGGAAATAGTATTCTTCCACCTGAGCGCCAGAGAGAAATCTGGCATAGATATGTGCTAGGGGTTTATGAGTTAATGGACAGGTTAACTACAGAATTCCCACATATACTTCTAGAAAATTGCTCAGGAGGTGGTGCTAGGTTAGATCCTGGTATGTTATACTACAGTCCTCAAATTTGGATTTCAGATGATACAGATGCTATTGAAAGGTTAAAAATTCAGCATGGTGCTTCTTATGTTTATCCTGTATCAGCTATGGGTACCCACGTAAGTGATTGCCCAAATCATATTGTTGGAAGAATAACTCCTTTTGAAACTAGAGGATTAGTTGCTCTTTCTGGAACTTTTGGATACGAGCTGGATATTACTAAAATTTCGCAGGAAGATAGAAATATGATACCAAAACAAATAGCCATGTATAATAAATATAATGATTTGATACGTGGAGTACACCGTATTGGGAATTCATTTGAAAATCCGGAGTTTTACTGTGTGAAGTATGTTGCAAAAGATAAAAGCGAAGCCTTGGTGGTTTATGTTCAAGTTTTAAATCGGCCAAATTATCACAGCAGAAGAATTCGTTTAAAGGGGCTACGAAAGAATGCCTTCTACCGCAACGAAGAGACAAATGAAGTGTATTCAGGAAGTACACTTATGAATGGTGGCTTTCTCATAAAAGGTTTATGGGGAGACTTTAAATGTATATTGTTGTATTTTATATGTGAGCAAAATTAA
- a CDS encoding type II CAAX endopeptidase family protein, with product MRPSEKDANKVYLLVLILFIFVGSYVQRKSLYSGLVITEFGIVLLPVILFLALKRFDIKYVLRFNRLKVGHALLIIAIMICGLFVSSFLGVLTNYFLSKIGRVPLPPITAASDFKGLIIQILIVSGTAALCEEILMRGLIMRSYEMRGSIKAVVISGIMFAALHLNIQNFLSIIFLGCLLGYVVHRTDSIFAGMLGHFTNNTLALMTQYITFNFAKVQKLQPNSMIKVDISFISVIAYSIVAIIFGFILYLLLKLLVNTTNPYIIYSPTKIKDDFKILLHWPLSISVFIFIAMIILEVLKISGSSFSFFKMLT from the coding sequence ATGAGACCATCAGAAAAAGATGCAAATAAAGTATATCTCTTAGTTTTAATACTCTTTATATTTGTTGGGTCTTATGTTCAAAGGAAATCGTTGTATTCGGGCCTTGTTATAACGGAATTTGGCATTGTTCTTTTGCCAGTTATACTTTTTTTGGCTTTAAAGAGATTTGACATAAAATACGTATTGAGATTCAATCGACTTAAAGTTGGTCATGCATTATTGATCATTGCTATAATGATATGTGGATTATTTGTATCAAGTTTTTTAGGTGTTTTAACAAACTATTTTTTGAGCAAAATAGGGAGAGTACCGCTTCCACCTATTACTGCTGCAAGCGATTTTAAAGGATTAATTATACAGATTCTAATTGTTTCCGGAACTGCGGCACTATGTGAAGAAATTCTCATGAGAGGATTAATCATGAGGAGCTACGAGATGAGAGGGTCGATTAAAGCTGTTGTGATATCCGGTATAATGTTTGCAGCTCTTCATTTGAATATACAAAACTTTTTAAGCATAATTTTTTTGGGCTGCCTTCTCGGATATGTGGTACATAGGACAGATTCCATATTTGCTGGTATGTTAGGACATTTTACAAATAATACTTTGGCACTAATGACTCAATATATCACATTTAATTTTGCAAAGGTTCAAAAATTGCAACCAAATTCTATGATAAAAGTGGATATATCGTTTATTTCAGTCATTGCGTATAGCATTGTAGCTATTATATTTGGCTTTATCCTTTATCTATTGTTAAAATTATTAGTGAATACGACAAACCCATATATAATATATAGTCCTACAAAAATCAAAGATGATTTTAAGATATTGTTGCACTGGCCTTTATCTATATCGGTATTTATTTTTATTGCTATGATTATACTAGAGGTTTTGAAGATATCTGGTTCATCATTTAGCTTTTTTAAAATGTTGACATAA
- a CDS encoding MFS transporter, with amino-acid sequence MDSNKKEVFSWVMYDWANSAFATTICAAVFPIFYHDVAAGNLPGSVASAYWGFTAGISMLVLIILSPIIGTLADYSYSKKKYLITLALLGIISTGFFMMVNKGQYLLASAIYIIAVIGFAGGNVFYDSFLPDIVDEEERNYVSSKGFAFGYLGGGLLLAINILMIQFPKFFFIHDTLEATKLSFLSVSIWWFIFSLPIFINLKERKPAKIEKHHFSKLIIGSFNRLGNTFLNIMKYKELFKFLIAFWLYNDAIGTIIAMATTYGRDIGINQVSLMGALLLTQFAGFPFTMIFGKYANRWGTKNSIYICLFIYGLICIGGFFMKNALHFWILAFAVSMVQGGSQALSRSLFSNLVPKERTAEFFGFYSIFNKLSDWMGPMIFGFASLFTGNSRFGIFSLIFFIILGAIVLYFVDVENEKEVNLEMVVE; translated from the coding sequence ATGGATTCTAACAAAAAAGAAGTATTTTCATGGGTTATGTATGACTGGGCAAATTCGGCATTTGCAACGACAATTTGTGCCGCAGTATTCCCAATTTTTTATCATGATGTAGCAGCAGGAAACTTGCCTGGGTCGGTAGCATCTGCCTATTGGGGCTTTACTGCAGGAATTTCAATGCTTGTCCTTATAATTTTATCACCGATTATTGGTACACTCGCAGATTATTCTTATTCTAAAAAGAAATATCTTATCACACTAGCATTGCTTGGAATAATATCTACTGGTTTTTTTATGATGGTAAATAAAGGACAATATTTATTAGCATCAGCAATATATATAATTGCTGTAATAGGTTTTGCCGGTGGAAATGTCTTTTATGATTCATTTTTACCCGACATAGTTGACGAAGAAGAAAGAAATTATGTTTCATCAAAAGGTTTTGCATTTGGATATCTCGGTGGTGGACTTCTTCTAGCAATAAATATATTAATGATACAATTCCCAAAATTCTTTTTCATACATGATACATTAGAAGCAACTAAACTTTCATTTTTATCTGTAAGCATATGGTGGTTTATCTTTTCATTGCCGATATTTATTAATCTAAAAGAGCGTAAACCTGCAAAAATTGAGAAACACCATTTTAGTAAATTAATAATTGGAAGTTTTAATAGACTTGGAAATACATTCTTAAATATAATGAAATATAAGGAGTTATTTAAATTTCTAATAGCTTTCTGGTTATATAATGATGCAATAGGAACTATCATAGCAATGGCAACAACATATGGAAGAGATATCGGTATAAATCAAGTATCGCTTATGGGCGCATTATTGTTGACACAATTTGCTGGATTCCCATTTACAATGATTTTCGGAAAATATGCTAATAGATGGGGCACAAAGAATAGTATATACATATGCCTTTTCATATATGGTCTTATATGTATAGGCGGTTTTTTTATGAAGAATGCTTTGCATTTCTGGATTTTAGCTTTTGCTGTATCAATGGTGCAAGGCGGCAGTCAAGCTCTAAGCCGTTCGCTTTTCTCAAATCTCGTTCCTAAGGAGAGAACAGCAGAGTTTTTCGGTTTTTATAGTATATTCAATAAACTATCGGATTGGATGGGACCAATGATTTTCGGTTTTGCCAGCTTATTTACAGGAAACAGCCGTTTTGGTATATTCTCACTTATCTTTTTTATCATATTAGGTGCAATTGTACTATATTTTGTTGATGTTGAGAATGAAAAAGAAGTTAACCTTGAAATGGTAGTTGAATAA
- a CDS encoding TetR/AcrR family transcriptional regulator: MEEKTQAQKILDAAYNCISSKGYANVSLREIADEAGVVLSQLNYYFGNKEGLFAEVIKIMINKYMKEIVKALRKGESAKEKLLSIINFFREMLKNNPELFRMLYDLTGLSIWSTSFNDLLKELFNGISELIEENILSKTTLNGSLKGYSSKSIARMILGAMFGTAIPDSIGT; encoded by the coding sequence ATGGAAGAAAAAACTCAGGCACAAAAAATTTTAGATGCAGCGTATAATTGTATTTCATCAAAGGGATATGCAAATGTATCTTTAAGAGAAATAGCTGATGAAGCGGGTGTAGTACTAAGCCAACTTAATTATTATTTCGGGAATAAGGAAGGGCTTTTTGCTGAAGTAATAAAAATTATGATTAACAAATACATGAAAGAAATAGTTAAGGCATTAAGAAAAGGTGAATCAGCTAAAGAAAAGTTGTTATCAATAATTAATTTTTTTAGGGAAATGCTTAAAAACAATCCGGAATTATTTCGGATGTTATATGATTTGACTGGATTATCCATTTGGTCAACTTCATTTAATGATTTATTGAAAGAGTTATTTAATGGAATATCAGAATTGATCGAAGAAAATATATTGTCAAAAACAACTTTAAATGGAAGTCTAAAAGGATATTCATCAAAATCAATAGCGCGAATGATACTTGGCGCGATGTTTGGTACAGCCATACCAGATAGTATTGGAACCTGA